In the genome of Acidaminococcales bacterium, the window TGCCGCAGTCAAACCGCTTTTGGGGCAACACGGGCTGTCAATGCTTCTGGACATACCCAACTGCGGCAGGATACTTTTTGATTCCGGTTCGTCGGACATTCTGATAAAAAATCTTTTGCTCATGGACATAGTCCCCGACAGCGTGGATTACGCAGTTTTAACTCACGGCCATTACGCCCACTGCGGCGGCCTGTTGGAATTTTTGCGTTCGCGGAGCCTGCCGCTGACGGTTTTTGCCGGCCCGGGCATTTTTTCCCCGCGGTATATGCAAAGAAAAAACGGGCCGCTTGAATTCGTCGGCATGCCTTATACCAAAGAACTGCTTACATCGGCGGGCGCGGAATTCATTTTCGTCTACGGCCCGACGCAGATAAGGGAAAACATCTGGCTGAGCGGCCCCATACCGAAAACGAGCGATTTTGAAAAGGAAAATGTTTCCATGCTGGACGCGAACGGCCAAACCGACCGTTTTACCGACGAGGTGGCTTTTTATGTTTTGCGGCCGGAAGGCTTGGCGGTGTTTTCCGGCGGCTCGCACCGCGGGTTGGTCAACAGCATAAAATACGGGCAAAGGGTATCGGGCGCTAAAAAGATACATGCGGTGGTCGGCGGCTCGCATCTTGCGGCGGCCGACAGCGAGCAGCAGGAGGCAACGCTGGCTTTCCTCAAGGAATCGGACATTAATATGTTGGCCCTTAACCATTGCACCGGCTTAAAAGTGCAAAGCATGCTGCTGGGGCAGGGCGGCGTGAAATTTGTAAGCGCCAACGCCGGCGACGTGCTGGAACTTTAGACTATCGCGGGCGATCGCCCGCGCGCAATATTAAGATATCGCAAACGGCCTCGCGCGCGGGGCTGTTTTTTCCCAATGGGGGGCCCTTTTTGCATGGCAACTGAAATTCAGCCGTCCTTTCATATTTTTGAATGTCTTAAAAACCTAAGCAACATAATGTTTTCGCCTGTCCGGGATCTTTCCGGTTGCGACAGCCTTTTGCCTGCGGATCAACTGCCTTTTGACCCGTACTGCCGGTTTTCGCCCCGGACGCGATGGACGTGCCGGCTCAAAATCAAAAAAACCAAATTCGACAGTTTTCCGGACATGCCGCCGGCGCTTGCCGGCTGGGTGGGCGATTGGGGCGGCCCGACGCCGGCGCAGCCGCCGCAGGCAAAAAAGTACCGCAAACAGGGCGGCGAATTTTGGCAAGGCGGGGGCGCGGACTTTCCAGCGCCGCTTCCGGCGCGGGAGGCCGGGGAGAGATTCGACGCCGATCCCGGGCGCGTAGCCGCATGGGAAAAATGGCTGCGCGACAAATGGCGGCCTTGGGCCAATGACAACGTGCAAAAGTACAAAGCGATACTGGCTTATGAAAAAATCCGCGCCTTGCAGCAAAAATTGGCGCGCGGCGAAGGGCAATTCGAGCTATTTTGGGGGGCGGCGGTTTTTTATTGGAAATTTGGCGATGTCAAGCTGCGCCGCCCTCTCCTGACGCAGCGGCTGGAAATTGAATGTTCGCCGGACACGGGGGAAATATGCCTTGCCGCCAAACATTCGCCCGCCCGGCTGGAATATGAGGCGCTTTCCGGCATCCCCGGCGTAAATTTCAAGGAGCTGTTTTCTTTGGAAAATTCCCTGTTCGATGCGCCTTTTGACTTGTTCGACGCGCCGGCGGCGGCCGCCTTCAGCCAAAGGCTGGCGGCGGCGATTGGCAACGGCTGCGAAACCGGCGGCGCGGATAAAACGGCGCAGGTTTCGGAGAGGAACTGCCCGGTTATCTGCCTTGATGAACAGGCGCTTTTCCTGCGCCGGCTTGACGGGCGGCAATGGCGGGGCGAACTGGAAGCCATCACGGAAGCCGTTGAGGCGGGCGCCGCCTTGCCCGGCATTTTTGGCTATTATTATGGCCATCGGCAAAGGCCCGGCGGCCTTTTCGGCAAAGAGCAGGAAGAAGCCGGCAATTTGCTGTTTCCCTGGCGGACGGATTCCGTCTGTGCCGACATAGCGCGCCGGCTGGCCTCCGATGCGCTGGTCGTCGTGCAGACGCCGCCGCAGAGCGCAAAAGAAGCTTTTGTCGCCGATATGCTGGCGCATCTTCTCGCCCAAGGGCAAAAAGTATTGGTTACTGGCCCTTTGCGGGAACCGCTGCAAAAAATAGCCGGCCTTTTGCGTAAGGACTTGCCGGAATTGGCGGGCCTTTGCGCCCTCGCTGTCGGCAACGGGCAAGACAATGCGCGGGAACTTTTGGCGGCCTTGAAAATGCACAGGCAAAAGCTCAACGGGCGCGGCCGGGAAAAACCGGGGCGCGCGGCGGCGAAGCTAAAGGAGCGGCTGGATTTTTTTCAGCGGGAATTGGACGAGGACCGCCGGCAGGTACAAGCCGCCCGCGCCCTGGAACATACCCGGCGCTTCAGCGTAAAAGGACAGGATTTGGCTCCCTGGCAGACGGCCAAATGGCTACAGGAAAACCGGAGCCGGCTTGGTTTCATACCTGACGACATCGGCCATGATCAAGCCTGCCCGTTGGACAAAGACGAAATGAACCGGTTTTTTGCCCTGGCCGGAAAAATGTCCCTGGCGGAGGAAGAAATTTTTTCTTTGCGGCTCCCCCCCGGCGGCGAACTATTGGACAGCGGCGCCCTGTCTTCGCTTTTCAGCGCCCTTTCTGATCTTAAAGCCAACCGGGAAAAACAAAAGCAGCTGCTGGACGATTGCGCGGCAATGGCTGACGTCGGCGCCGAAACCATAGCCGGTATTTTAGCCGAATGCCAACAGGCCCTGGCCGATCTTCCCGACGGCGGCAGCTGGATAGGCGAGATTTTACGCGAAATAGTGGAGTTGCCGCATAAAAACAGGCTTTGGCAGGAATGTTGCCAGAACGCTTTTGCCGGACTTGAAAGGATA includes:
- a CDS encoding MBL fold metallo-hydrolase, producing MKVTVLVENTVSLAAVKPLLGQHGLSMLLDIPNCGRILFDSGSSDILIKNLLLMDIVPDSVDYAVLTHGHYAHCGGLLEFLRSRSLPLTVFAGPGIFSPRYMQRKNGPLEFVGMPYTKELLTSAGAEFIFVYGPTQIRENIWLSGPIPKTSDFEKENVSMLDANGQTDRFTDEVAFYVLRPEGLAVFSGGSHRGLVNSIKYGQRVSGAKKIHAVVGGSHLAAADSEQQEATLAFLKESDINMLALNHCTGLKVQSMLLGQGGVKFVSANAGDVLEL